One region of Wyeomyia smithii strain HCP4-BCI-WySm-NY-G18 chromosome 3, ASM2978416v1, whole genome shotgun sequence genomic DNA includes:
- the LOC129730247 gene encoding thioredoxin-like protein 4A, whose protein sequence is MSYMLAHLHNGWQVDQAILSEEDRVVVIRFGHDWDPTCMKMDEVMYSIAEKVKNFAVIYLVDITEVPDFNKMYELYDPCTVMFFFRNKHIMIDLGTGNNNKINWPLEDKQEMIDIIETVYRGARKGRGLVVSPKDYSTKYRY, encoded by the exons ATGTCGTATATGTTAGCACATTTACACAACGGGTGGCAGGTGGATCAGGCTATTCTTTCCGAAGAGGATCGCGTCGTG GTCATCCGTTTTGGCCACGATTGGGACCCCACCTGCATGAAGATGGATGAAGTGATGTACAGCATAGCGGAGAAGGTGAAAAACTTTGCCGTCATTTATCTGGTGGACATCACAGAGGTTCcggattttaacaaaatgtacgAACTGTACGATCCCTGCACGGTGATGTTTTTCTTCCGGAATAAGCACATTATGATCGATTTGGGAACaggtaacaacaacaaaatcaaCTGGCCCTTGGAAGATAAGCAGGAGATGATCGACATCATCGAAACGGTTTACCGAGGGGCACGAAAGGGTCGAGGTTTGGTGGTGTCGCCAAAGGATTACTCCACAAAGTATAGATATTAA